The window ATGGTTTCATATTGAAGGGGTTGTCGTAGTTGTAATTGCGTCATGTAAATGTGAATCTCCTACGTATTTTTTGTTTGTAAATCTAGCACCCCTTAAGATGACTATTGGGAAAAAAGTTCTCAATACTCATTTTAAGGGGTGCCCCTATATAAAAAAGGTACGATTTAGCCATCAATGTAAACGGAAAGAAATTGGTAACGTCGTATAACACGATATAGCCAGGCCGCTATCACGTTCTTTGGCGGGAGCAAAACGCCATTCTCTTAAAGCTGCTATAGCCGCATCATCTAGAATTTCATGTCCCGAGGAACGAGAGATGGAGATATTGCCTGCACGGCCAGTTTCTAAAATTTGTACCTTAAGAACAACGGTACCTTCTAGGCCTGCTTGCCTTGCCGATTGAGGATAAGATGGATCTGCCTTACTTAAAATGCTGGGCGGGATAATGCCTCCTGATTTTCCTCTACTACCTGAACTAGGACCACTACTGCTACTAGGAGTAGCGGCTTCAGAGGAACCAGTTGCTGCTTCACTACCGCTAGTATTGCCGAGGGAGGAGGCATCCGTTGTCACCATAGATAAAGCAGACGTAGATACGCTAGGAATTGGTGTGGAGGCCGGCTGTTCCGTTTTAGCAAGAGATGGATTAGAAGGCGACAGGGGTGTAGGTGTTGCTTGCATATTTGTTATAACAGAATCTCTAGCAGTTTCTTGAGATTCATTCATTAACTCCAATTCTACATATTGCTCTAGAGGTAATGGTGTAGCTAACAATTGAGCTGATAAATAACCGGCACCTGCAAAAAAGAAAATATGGCAGAAAAAAGAGACTATGACGGCTTTTCGCCAGCGTAGATGATATGCCATTTTCTACCGTCCTTTCTGTTCTGTAGCCACAGATACTTTATGGGCACCTGCTTGCTTTAATTCATCTAATACAGTAATCACCTTGCCGTATTCTACTTGTTTATCGGCTCGTAATATGAAGACATTGTCTGGTTGCTTCATTAATTCTATACCAACCCGC is drawn from Pelosinus sp. IPA-1 and contains these coding sequences:
- a CDS encoding energy transducer TonB, which codes for MAYHLRWRKAVIVSFFCHIFFFAGAGYLSAQLLATPLPLEQYVELELMNESQETARDSVITNMQATPTPLSPSNPSLAKTEQPASTPIPSVSTSALSMVTTDASSLGNTSGSEAATGSSEAATPSSSSGPSSGSRGKSGGIIPPSILSKADPSYPQSARQAGLEGTVVLKVQILETGRAGNISISRSSGHEILDDAAIAALREWRFAPAKERDSGLAISCYTTLPISFRLH